In a single window of the Daphnia carinata strain CSIRO-1 chromosome 4, CSIRO_AGI_Dcar_HiC_V3, whole genome shotgun sequence genome:
- the LOC130687712 gene encoding uncharacterized protein LOC130687712 isoform X2, translating to MRNKELWFQIRLLSNKLREDHSISDGGVVCVSIPAQTSTLQLKYQVYRQLNLVHIVDDEKVVFKLRDPSGALIPLSNQLESNDSARPFILEVVDIHQHIEATDWQTPDINRTENLTSQIGSLNDRVEDLEHRMDDLSEDYADKLAEELQFLSNQTADLKKLMVDVKNE from the exons ATGCGAAACAAAGAGCTCTGGTTCCAAATTCGTCTTTTAAGCAACAAACTGCGAGAAGATCACTCGATCAGCGATG GAGGCGTGGTGTGCGTATCGATCCCAGCTCAGACGAGCACGCTCCAGCTAAAATATCAAGTCTACCGACAGCTCAATTTGGTCCACATTGTCGACGACGAAAAGGTTGTCTTTAAACTTCGCGATCCTAGCGGTGCTTTGATTCCCCTTTCTAATCAGTTGGAATCTAACGACAGTGCTCG TCCTTTCATTCTTGAAGTCGTAGACATCCACCAGCACA tTGAAGCCACCGATTGGCAAACCCCTGACATTAACCGCACGGAGAATTTGACAAGCCAAATCGGCTCTCTGAACGATCGC gttgaagatttggaacatagGATGGACGATTTATCGGAAGATTACGCGGATAAACTTGCGGAAGAATTACAATTTCTATCGAATCAGACGGCAGATCTTAAAAAATTGATGGTTGATGttaaaaacgaataa
- the LOC130687712 gene encoding uncharacterized protein LOC130687712 isoform X1: MRNKELWFQIRLLSNKLREDHSISDGGVVCVSIPAQTSTLQLKYQVYRQLNLVHIVDDEKVVFKLRDPSGALIPLSNQLESNDSARPFILEVVDIHQHISFDSVEATDWQTPDINRTENLTSQIGSLNDRVEDLEHRMDDLSEDYADKLAEELQFLSNQTADLKKLMVDVKNE, from the exons ATGCGAAACAAAGAGCTCTGGTTCCAAATTCGTCTTTTAAGCAACAAACTGCGAGAAGATCACTCGATCAGCGATG GAGGCGTGGTGTGCGTATCGATCCCAGCTCAGACGAGCACGCTCCAGCTAAAATATCAAGTCTACCGACAGCTCAATTTGGTCCACATTGTCGACGACGAAAAGGTTGTCTTTAAACTTCGCGATCCTAGCGGTGCTTTGATTCCCCTTTCTAATCAGTTGGAATCTAACGACAGTGCTCG TCCTTTCATTCTTGAAGTCGTAGACATCCACCAGCACA tttcttttgattcagtTGAAGCCACCGATTGGCAAACCCCTGACATTAACCGCACGGAGAATTTGACAAGCCAAATCGGCTCTCTGAACGATCGC gttgaagatttggaacatagGATGGACGATTTATCGGAAGATTACGCGGATAAACTTGCGGAAGAATTACAATTTCTATCGAATCAGACGGCAGATCTTAAAAAATTGATGGTTGATGttaaaaacgaataa
- the LOC130687702 gene encoding uncharacterized protein LOC130687702, translating to MFNSMGQSSNNIVSFDCWKKKGDEIFHQTVRNDHLASVVYVHRMSQALSYYYKASSLAISADEKATITNCLGVLQFRCGKRLYSNYKINISTLPKSDHKDARLLIEYYLKEALIQFERAWKFSDNDMKFPEWRDNLLKTWSECVTLLLDVVVQYVENTEELFSDQVCRFEVFLQTIEGFSRGFFYFCIADMICEEAAELQAAGDHRNSVKLLRDNPSRVEHAKKAFNDAKFNYLISEMEELRLTSEKLLNVAESLFAKEKGDACWISIKVSLNETLSERVASQDSEELPDYVLTAVDWYKTAINLAHSGQSLEAEAKAHVQLGQIYEGRINDKSLKHYEMAEKLAIEIGIAINEEWYRPCLKGLNRLKTLRQWQENKDRESLRAPVRKQLATQLAELELAGRRPIEEFITFIYQKYPPKGHGMEKPAGNNWKMNLRKALLHYHPDKQNLHRFGLHWMVLAEEITVVLNRQFARLFKN from the coding sequence ATGTTTAATTCAATGGGCCAATCTTCAAACAATATTGTCTCTTTTGATtgctggaaaaagaaaggagatgAAATCTTCCATCAAACTGTGCGGAACGATCATCTTGCATCGGTTGTTTACGTGCACAGGATGAGCCAGGCTTTGTCTTACTATTACAAGGCTTCCTCTCTTGCTATCTCTGCGGATGAAAAGGCGACGATTACCAATTGTTTGGGAGTGTTACAGTTCAGATGTGGTAAACGACTTTACAGCAATTACAAGATCAACATCTCCACGTTGCCAAAAAGTGATCATAAAGATGCCCGACTGCTGATTGAGTATTATTTGAAAGAGGCTTTAATCCAGTTTGAACGTGCATGGAAGTTCAGTGATAATGACATGAAATTTCCTGAATGGAGGGACAATCTGCTCAAAACTTGGTCGGAGTGTGTTACACTCCTGCTGGACGTCGTCGTTCAGTATGTTGAAAATACCGAAGAGCTTTTCTCTGACCAAGTTTGCAGATTCGAAGTTTTTCTTCAAACTATCGAAGGTTTTTCCCGGGGATTTTTTTACTTCTGCATTGCTGACATGATTTGTGAAGAAGCTGCCGAATTGCAAGCGGCGGGCGACCATCGCAATTCCGTCAAACTGTTGCGGGACAATCCATCTCGTGTCGAGCACGCTAAAAAAGCGTTTAACGAtgcaaaatttaattatttgatTTCTGAAATGGAAGAACTACGATTGACTTCCGAGAAGTTATTGAACGTCGCTGAATCGTTGTTTGCGAAAGAGAAAGGCGATGCTTGCTGGATTTCGATAAAGGTGTCGCTGAACGAGACTCTGAGCGAACGTGTTGCATCTCAAGATTCGGAGGAACTGCCAGATTATGTGTTGACTGCAGTCGATTGGTACAAGACTGCCATTAACCTTGCTCATTCGGGACAATCGCTGGAAGCTGAGGCCAAAGCTCATGTTCAACTAGGTCAAATCTACGAGGGAAGAATAAATGACAAAAGCCTTAAACATTACGAGATGGCAGAGAAACTTGCAATTGAAATTGGAATTGCCATAAACGAAGAATGGTATCGCCCCTGTTTAAAAGGATTGAACAGATTGAAAACCCTGCGAcaatggcaagaaaacaagGATCGTGAGAGTCTCCGTGCACCTGTCCGTAAGCAATTAGCTACCCAGCTGGCTGAACTGGAATTGGCCGGAAGAAGACCTATCGAAGAATTCATCACTTTTATTTACCAAAAGTATCCGCCCAAGGGTCATGGTATGGAGAAACCAGCGGGGAACAATTGGAAGATGAATCTAAGAAAAGCTCTGCTTCATTATCATCCCGATAAGCAAAATCTACATCGGTTTGGCCTTCATTGGATGGTTTTGGCTGAAGAAATAACTGTTGTGCTGAATCGTCAGTTTGCgcgtctttttaaaaattga
- the LOC130687704 gene encoding DNA/RNA-binding protein KIN17-like yields the protein MGKAEVGTPKWLGNKMKSKGLQKLRWYCQMCQKQCRDENGFKCHTSSESHQRQLLLFADNSRKYLDEFSHEFEKDFLNLLRRQFGTKRVHANVVYQEYIRDRNHTHMNATKWTSLTGLCKYLSRTGKVVADETEKGWFITYIDRDPETIARQEALAKKTKMDKDDQERVTHFIEKQVQKGKQEGEEEEAVYTELKRENPEEKIQIQLGSKIKKEEVQLVPSSSFADKKDVKPGKSSDADDSTFKMPYSKDIKKEKTTEKRKLSALDEIMREQEASKEKSGRKDYWLTENIVVKVVTKSLGDKYYKKKGFIKQVIDKYGAMVTMIDTGHTLKLDQSHLETVIPAEGRTVMVVNGAYRGYRAVLKSLDAKNFCVTIIIDSGPVKGRVVEGVQYEDICKIHTE from the exons atgggaaaagctGAAGTTGGGACACCAAAATGGCTTGGAAACAAAATGAAGTCAAAAGGTTTGCAAAAATTGCGCTGGTATTGTCAAATGTGTCAAAAACAATGCCGAGACGAAAACGGTTTCAAGTGTCACACAAG ttCTGAATCCCATCAAAGGCAACTTTTACTCTTTGCTGACAATTCCCGCAAGTATCTTGACGAGTTTTCccatgaatttgaaaaagactTCCTAAATCTGCTAAGGAGACAATTTGGCACCAAGAGAGTTCACGCCAATGTGGTTTATCAAGAATACATCCGTGACAGAAACCACACACATATGAATGCAACAAAATGGACTTCATTAACAGGACTCTGCAAGTACCTGAGTCGTACTGGCAAAGTTGTGGCtgatgaaacagaaaagggTTGGTTTATAACCTACATTGACAGAGATCCAGAAACTATTGCAAGACAAGAAGCTCTAGCCAAAAAGACAAAGATGGATAAAGATGATCAAGAAAGAGTGACTCATTTTATTGAGAAACAAGtacaaaaaggtaaacaagaaggagaagaggaggaggcTGTCTACACTGAACTCAAAAGGGAGAatccagaagaaaaaatacaaattcaattgggttcaaaaatcaaaaaggaagaagttCAGCTTGTGCCATCAAGTAGCTTTGCAGACAAAAAAGATGTAAAACCCGGCAAATCCTCTGATGCCGATGATTCGACTTTCAAAATGCCTTACAGTAAGGatatcaaaaaagaaaagacaaccGAAAAACGAAAGCTTTCGGCGTTAGATGAAATTATGCGGGAACAAGAAGCCTCCAAGGAAAAATCTGGCAGGAAAGATTATTGGCTGACAGAAAATATAGTTGTTAAAGTGGTTACCAAATCGCTTGGTGACAAGTACTACAAGAAGAAGGGATTCATCAAGCAAGTTATTGACAAGTACGGGGCTATGGTAACCATGATCGATACTGGCCATACATTGAAACTTGACCAGTCACACTTAGAAACCGTTATTCCAGCTGaag GACGAACAGTCATGGTCGTTAACGGTGCCTACCGCGGCTACCGAGCCGTGCTAAAAAGCCTCGATGCAAAAAATTTCTGCGTCACGATAATAATTGATTCG GGGCCCGTCAAAGGACGAGTTGTGGAAGGCGTTCAATATGAAGACATTTGTAAAATCCACACCGAGTGA
- the LOC130687703 gene encoding uncharacterized protein LOC130687703: MTELCTLDLLYFDGVENEEGQIRPIFIPNSCHVCKAMRHESEPSSEIKLLSCSGCRMIAYCGLAHQKEHWAQHKDFCKVVQQVLRKEGRPSLFSDVSKLNLSPESWKAFRYNLMVRVEKSLTRPMQPYEQEMFLYPRVCDQCRMDDGTKLNECSGCHSFFYCCDQHQSKSHEEWCKDLKLLLDLNIEQSKKGRIDCMLPHKLLDSFEEFPPSLKEFLVLRMVGAMGAFAMGRNSLTLLTEFASYPLTVLWGLQEAAKLTDGIPLLGDRKSLVVHIVGAELPFECNNLAKWDVFFLNTLPALKSLYITFTGPELTGVPSGTWDDDLRCPHCERNNKHFICDFQPNTFYHDFVKSKNYIRPDVVVAFNCGLYRQTGFQGSDSWAKTLPCLLKEGVPLILTAYTAAEAPLDLKRLQDASREPLEILMPPQKNPYRSSRPCRNFVSEEESPIIFKNQYITVVRKKCAK, translated from the exons ATGACTGAATTGTGTACTCTTGATCTTTTGTACTTTGATGGTGTAGAGAATGAAGAAGGTCAAATTAGACcaatttttattccaaattCTTGCCACGTTTGTAAAGCCATGCGTCACGAGTCAGAGCCAAGCAGCGAAATCAAGTTATTGAGTTGTTCTGGCTGCAGAATGATTGCATACTGTGGCCTGGCTCATCAGAAAGAACATTGGGCTCAACATAAG GATTTTTGCAAAGTCGTTCAACAAGTTTTGCGAAAAGAGGGCCGGCCAAGCTTGTTCAGTGACGTGTCAAAGCTTAATCTAAGCCCTGAAAGTTGGAAAGCTTTCCGTTACAATTTAATGGTCCGCGTGGAAAAATCCTTAACc CGACCCATGCAACCTTATGAGCAGGAAATGTTTCTGTATCCACGCGTATGCGATCAGTGTCGTATGGATGACGGAACTAAACTTAATGAATGCAGTGGTTGCCACTCGTTTTTCTACTGCTGTGATCAGCATCAATCAAAATCCCATGAAGAATGGTGTAAGGACTTGAAACTTCTTTTAGATCTCAATATTGAACAATCAAAAAAAGGACGTATCGATTGTATGCTACCTCACAAGCTGTTGGACAGTTTTGAAGAATTTCCTCCATCGCTTAAA GAATTTCTAGTCCTGAGAATGGTCGGTGCAATGGGGGCTTTTGCAATGGGAAGAAATTCTCTTACTTTATTGACCGAATTCGCATCTTATCCATTGACCGTTCTCTGGGGCCTCCAGGAAGCGGCCAAATTAACGGATGGCATTCCACTATTGGGCGATCGCAAATCTCTTGTCGTTCACATTGTTGGGGCCGAATTGCCTTTTGAAT GTAATAATTTGGCCAAGTGGgatgttttcttcttgaataCCCTTCCGGCCTTGAAATCACTTTACATAACTTTCACCGGCCCGGAATTGACAGGAGTTCCGTCCGGCACTTGGGACGATGATCTGCGTTGTCCTCATTGCGAACGCAACAACAAACATTTTATCTGTGATTTTCAGCCGAACACGTTTTACCACGATTTCGTAAAAAGCAAGAACTATATTCGTCcagatgttgttgttgcgtttAACTGCGGACTTTACCGACAGACTGGCTTTCAAGGATCAGATTCGTGGGCAAAAACTTTACCGTGTCTCTTAAAA GAGGGTGTGCCTCTTATTTTGACGGCCTATACTGCAGCTGAGGCCCCCTTGGATCTAAAACGCCTCCAAGACGCTAGCCGAGAGCCTTTAGAGATTCTTATGCCTCCGCAAAAGAACCCCTATCGCAGTTCACGGCCCTGCAGAAATTTTGTTAGCGAAGAAGAATCGccaatcattttcaaaaaccaGTACATTACTGTTGTCAGGAAAAAATGCgcgaaataa